From one Flavobacterium sp. N502536 genomic stretch:
- the atpH gene encoding ATP synthase F1 subunit delta, producing MASTRAAIRYAKAILDLANSKGVAEAVNNDMKSIATAIESNLELSTFIQNPTTKVEVKESALLEVFADVNGVTKGLFHLLFENKRFEILEAIALEYKKIFDEGNGVEVAKVTTAIPMDAALEAKVLAKVATLSDKKITIENTVDPSIIGGFILRIGDQQYNASVANRLQVLKRELSN from the coding sequence ATGGCAAGTACAAGAGCAGCAATTCGTTATGCAAAAGCAATTCTGGACTTAGCAAACTCTAAAGGTGTTGCCGAAGCTGTCAATAACGATATGAAGTCAATTGCAACAGCAATTGAGAGTAATTTAGAATTGAGTACCTTTATTCAAAACCCAACTACAAAAGTTGAAGTGAAAGAAAGTGCTCTTCTGGAAGTTTTCGCAGATGTAAATGGTGTAACTAAAGGGTTATTTCATTTATTGTTTGAAAACAAAAGATTTGAAATTCTGGAAGCTATTGCTTTAGAATACAAAAAAATATTTGACGAAGGTAACGGTGTTGAAGTAGCAAAAGTTACAACAGCAATTCCAATGGACGCGGCTTTAGAAGCTAAAGTTTTGGCAAAAGTTGCTACTTTATCAGATAAAAAAATAACAATTGAAAATACAGTAGATCCATCCATCATTGGAGGATTTATTTTAAGAATAGGTGATCAACAATACAATGCTTCTGTTGCAAACAGATTGCAGGTATTAAAAAGAGAGTTAAGTAATTAG
- a CDS encoding ABC transporter ATP-binding protein: MIQVNQLSKKYNGTTVLNINNLEIPKGQSFGLVGNNGAGKTTFFSLLLDLIQPSTGNIKNNDIQVNTNENWKSFTGSFLDESFLIGYLTPEEYFYFIGDLRHQNKADIDALLLEHEEFFNGEILNNKKYLRDLSKGNQKKVGIIATLIGNPEVVILDEPFANLDPTTVSRLKKIIKDLADNPNVTVLVSSHDLQHTVEVCDRIVALNKGEVVKDIQTSEETLQELESFFAV, encoded by the coding sequence ATGATACAAGTAAATCAACTTTCAAAAAAATATAACGGAACAACGGTTTTAAATATTAACAACCTTGAAATTCCAAAAGGACAGAGCTTTGGCTTAGTGGGAAACAACGGAGCAGGAAAAACTACTTTTTTCAGTTTATTACTGGATCTGATTCAGCCTTCAACAGGGAATATAAAAAACAATGATATTCAGGTAAATACAAACGAAAACTGGAAATCTTTTACAGGATCTTTTTTAGACGAAAGTTTCCTGATTGGGTATTTGACTCCTGAAGAATACTTTTATTTTATTGGAGATTTACGCCATCAGAATAAAGCGGATATTGATGCTTTGCTGTTGGAGCACGAAGAGTTTTTTAACGGAGAAATTCTGAACAACAAAAAATACCTGAGAGATTTATCGAAGGGAAACCAGAAGAAAGTGGGTATTATTGCAACACTTATTGGAAATCCTGAAGTTGTTATTCTGGATGAGCCTTTTGCAAATTTAGATCCGACAACCGTGAGCCGATTAAAAAAGATCATTAAAGATCTGGCCGATAATCCAAATGTTACCGTGCTGGTTTCCAGCCATGATTTGCAGCATACAGTAGAGGTTTGTGATCGAATTGTAGCCTTAAATAAAGGTGAAGTGGTGAAGGATATTCAGACTTCAGAAGAAACCTTACAAGAACTCGAATCGTTTTTTGCTGTATAA
- a CDS encoding bactofilin family protein, translating to MFDKVKKNGTELLGKTNRIVEGTSIVGDIVSKDDFRLDGELIGNFTSQGKLVIGASGIVKGEIVCNNADIEGVFQGKIKVLEVLNIKATAQIHGEVAIGKLSIEPGANFTATCTMLTHTKEVTLKDGKGTEQKQKEQVASTY from the coding sequence ATGTTTGACAAAGTAAAAAAAAACGGAACAGAACTTTTAGGAAAAACAAACCGAATAGTTGAAGGAACCTCTATTGTTGGAGATATCGTTTCTAAAGACGATTTTAGACTAGATGGTGAATTGATAGGAAATTTTACTTCGCAAGGCAAATTGGTTATAGGAGCCTCCGGTATTGTAAAAGGCGAAATTGTTTGCAATAATGCCGATATTGAAGGCGTATTTCAGGGAAAAATTAAAGTTTTAGAAGTCCTTAATATAAAAGCAACGGCACAGATTCATGGAGAAGTTGCCATCGGAAAACTGTCTATAGAACCAGGCGCGAATTTTACCGCTACCTGTACCATGTTAACTCATACTAAAGAAGTAACCCTAAAAGATGGAAAAGGAACCGAACAAAAACAAAAGGAACAAGTGGCTTCCACTTATTAA
- the atpE gene encoding ATP synthase F0 subunit C: MGTIPTLVGAGLVVIGAGLGLGKIGGSAMDAIARQPEAAGKIQTAMIIIAALLEGLAFAALILGKN; this comes from the coding sequence ATGGGAACAATTCCAACTTTAGTAGGTGCAGGTTTAGTAGTAATCGGTGCTGGTTTAGGTCTAGGTAAAATCGGTGGATCTGCTATGGACGCTATTGCTCGTCAGCCAGAAGCTGCTGGTAAAATTCAAACTGCGATGATTATTATCGCGGCTTTATTAGAAGGTTTAGCATTTGCTGCTTTGATCTTAGGAAAAAACTAA
- the atpB gene encoding F0F1 ATP synthase subunit A, producing the protein MVISNKPLKFILAALVACSPVMGFANSENDSTHVHTEAAHEEKVISHNAPSEGEHAALDPKAKVDAFIDHHLQDSHDFVFFSDEKENKQYGFPLPVILFDGGLKIFSSSKLHHGEAVAEVDGNFYKLVHGKIYKTDAAGTINLDHHGHPENEKPLDFSITKNVVSMLFVSVLLFLMFTGLAKSYKKGPIPTGFGRVLEPLIIFIRDEIAVPNIGEKKYRKFMGYLLTVFFFVWLLNLLGMTPLGINVTGNIAITVCLAAFTFIITQFSANKDYWGHIFWMPGVPVPMKIILAPIEVLGTLTKPFALLIRLYANITAGHVVIMSLIAMIFVGKNLAADLPISLGLTLFISVIEILVAFLQAFIFTMLSSLFIGMAVADHDHDHGHGHEDNVII; encoded by the coding sequence ATGGTGATTTCAAACAAACCGCTCAAATTTATTCTTGCAGCTTTAGTAGCTTGTTCTCCAGTAATGGGTTTTGCAAATTCAGAGAATGACTCAACGCATGTACATACTGAGGCCGCTCATGAAGAAAAAGTAATTTCACACAACGCACCTTCGGAAGGTGAGCACGCAGCTCTAGATCCAAAAGCAAAAGTGGACGCTTTTATTGATCATCACTTACAAGATTCTCATGATTTTGTTTTCTTTTCAGATGAAAAAGAAAATAAACAATATGGTTTTCCATTACCAGTAATTCTTTTTGACGGAGGTTTGAAAATTTTCTCTTCTTCAAAATTACACCACGGTGAAGCTGTTGCTGAAGTTGACGGAAACTTTTACAAATTGGTTCACGGTAAAATTTACAAAACAGATGCTGCCGGAACGATTAATTTAGATCATCACGGACATCCGGAAAACGAAAAGCCATTAGATTTTTCTATTACTAAAAATGTAGTGTCAATGCTTTTTGTTTCGGTACTATTATTTTTAATGTTTACCGGATTAGCAAAATCATACAAAAAAGGACCAATCCCAACTGGATTTGGTAGAGTATTAGAACCGCTTATTATTTTCATCAGAGATGAGATCGCAGTTCCAAATATTGGAGAGAAAAAATATAGAAAATTTATGGGTTACCTGTTAACTGTATTTTTCTTTGTGTGGTTGTTAAACTTATTAGGTATGACTCCACTTGGAATTAACGTTACAGGAAATATTGCAATCACAGTTTGTTTAGCTGCGTTTACTTTTATCATTACTCAGTTTAGTGCAAACAAAGATTATTGGGGACACATTTTCTGGATGCCAGGAGTTCCTGTTCCGATGAAAATTATTTTAGCTCCAATTGAAGTCTTAGGAACATTGACAAAACCATTCGCATTATTAATTCGTTTGTATGCAAATATTACGGCAGGTCACGTAGTAATTATGAGTTTGATCGCTATGATTTTCGTAGGTAAAAATTTAGCAGCAGATTTACCAATCTCTCTAGGGTTAACCTTATTTATTTCGGTAATCGAAATTTTAGTTGCATTTTTACAGGCATTCATTTTCACAATGTTATCTTCATTGTTTATTGGTATGGCAGTTGCTGACCACGATCATGACCACGGTCACGGTCACGAAGACAATGTTATTATTTAA
- a CDS encoding DUF5687 family protein, with amino-acid sequence MIKKFIYLEWKAFVRSASFGTSVVMKVLIGFLMVYFSLLFVGAGVGAFYILKKMKLEPLVTVNQFLIYYFLFDLVIRLLMQAIPVLNIKPLLILPFKKPTIVHFSLGKTALSFFNWVHALFFIPFSIVLVLEGYDPLGVVFWFLAAFSLIYINNFLNIVLSNIDKLFVVFVGAIIVLATAQYYKLFDITSFTTPVFQGFYAMKGLFLIPVLILVGLYLFTFKYFKNNLFLDAGLSKKEDIAKTENLSWLNQFGTLGTFLKNDIKLIKRNKRSKTTILMSFFFLFYGLIFFGNTQQPEVMNIFAGIFVSGGFLFVFGQFVPSWDSSYYQLMMTQNIPYRGYITSKWWLIVIATFISTILSSFYLFFGWEIYLTVVVGAVYNIGVNSHLVLLGGAFTKTPIDLSSAGGAFGDKKAFNVNAMLLTLPKILLPLGLYAIGLYLGNKTIGLALVAGAGVLGFVFKDKVFSLIEKRYKVEKYSTISAYKQKN; translated from the coding sequence ATGATTAAAAAGTTTATTTATCTGGAATGGAAAGCCTTTGTTAGGTCTGCATCATTTGGCACAAGTGTCGTGATGAAAGTTTTAATAGGGTTTTTAATGGTCTACTTTTCCTTGCTTTTTGTTGGAGCAGGAGTAGGAGCATTTTATATACTGAAAAAAATGAAACTGGAGCCATTAGTAACGGTCAATCAATTTTTGATTTATTATTTTCTTTTCGACCTTGTCATTCGTTTATTGATGCAGGCAATCCCGGTGCTGAACATCAAACCTTTGTTGATTTTACCCTTCAAAAAACCAACCATCGTTCATTTTTCATTGGGCAAAACAGCTTTGTCTTTTTTTAACTGGGTTCACGCGCTCTTTTTTATTCCTTTTTCAATTGTGCTAGTTCTGGAAGGTTACGATCCTTTGGGGGTTGTCTTTTGGTTTTTGGCAGCGTTCTCCTTAATCTATATCAACAATTTTTTGAATATTGTTTTAAGTAATATTGATAAGTTGTTCGTTGTTTTTGTCGGAGCAATTATTGTTTTAGCAACAGCGCAGTATTATAAACTCTTTGATATTACCAGCTTTACAACGCCGGTTTTCCAGGGATTTTATGCGATGAAAGGATTGTTTTTGATTCCAGTCTTAATCTTAGTAGGGCTTTATCTGTTCACATTCAAATACTTCAAGAATAATTTGTTTTTAGATGCCGGACTTTCTAAAAAAGAAGACATCGCGAAAACGGAGAATCTTTCCTGGCTGAATCAGTTTGGAACTTTAGGAACGTTTCTTAAAAACGATATCAAATTGATTAAGAGAAATAAAAGATCAAAAACGACCATACTAATGAGTTTTTTCTTTTTGTTCTACGGATTAATCTTTTTCGGAAACACACAGCAGCCGGAAGTGATGAATATTTTTGCCGGAATATTTGTTTCAGGCGGATTTTTGTTTGTCTTTGGTCAGTTTGTACCTAGCTGGGACAGTTCGTATTACCAACTAATGATGACCCAAAACATTCCGTATCGCGGATACATCACTTCAAAATGGTGGCTGATTGTAATTGCCACTTTTATATCGACCATACTTTCTTCTTTCTACCTTTTCTTTGGATGGGAAATTTATTTAACCGTTGTTGTTGGGGCTGTTTATAACATAGGAGTCAATTCACATCTGGTACTTTTAGGCGGTGCTTTCACAAAAACACCAATCGATTTAAGTTCGGCAGGAGGTGCTTTTGGAGATAAAAAAGCATTTAATGTTAATGCCATGCTGTTAACGTTACCGAAGATATTATTGCCTTTAGGACTATATGCAATCGGACTTTATTTAGGAAACAAAACCATCGGATTAGCACTTGTAGCAGGTGCCGGAGTTTTAGGCTTTGTTTTTAAAGACAAGGTTTTTTCCCTAATCGAAAAAAGATATAAAGTAGAGAAGTACAGCACAATAAGCGCTTATAAACAAAAAAACTAA
- the atpA gene encoding F0F1 ATP synthase subunit alpha translates to MAEIKPAEISAILRKQVEGFESGATLEEVGTVLQVGDGIARIYGLSNVQYGELVEFDNGLEAIVLNLEEDNVGVVLLGPSTGIKEGSTAKRTQRIASLKVGEQMVGRVVNTLGFPIDGKGPIGGDLYEMPLERKAPGVIFRQPVTEPLQTGVKAVDAMIPVGRGQRELVIGDRQTGKSTVCIDTILNQKEFYDAGKPVFCIYVAIGQKASTVAGIAKMLEEKGAMAYTVIVAANASDPAPMQVYAPFAGAAIGEYFRDSGRPALIVYDDLSKQAVAYREVSLLLRRPPGREAYPGDVFYLHSRLLERACKVIADDGIAKNMNDLPDSIKSIVKGGGSLTALPIIETQAGDVSAYIPTNVISITDGQIFLDGDLFNSGVRPAINVGISVSRVGGNAQIKSMKKVSGTLKLDQAQFRELEAFAKFGSDLDSVTLNVIEKGRRNVEILKQGLNDPYPVENQVAIIYAGSKNLLRNVPVNKVKEFEADFLAYLNSKHKDTLNALKAGKLDDNITDVIEKAAKEISAKYN, encoded by the coding sequence ATGGCGGAAATCAAACCTGCTGAAATTTCAGCAATATTAAGAAAGCAAGTAGAAGGTTTTGAATCTGGTGCTACGCTAGAGGAAGTAGGAACAGTACTTCAAGTTGGAGACGGTATTGCTCGTATTTACGGGCTATCGAATGTACAATATGGTGAGTTAGTTGAATTTGACAACGGACTTGAAGCTATTGTATTGAACCTTGAAGAAGACAATGTTGGTGTGGTACTTTTAGGACCATCAACTGGAATCAAAGAAGGTTCAACAGCAAAAAGAACGCAACGTATTGCTTCTCTTAAAGTAGGTGAGCAAATGGTAGGACGTGTAGTAAACACTCTTGGTTTTCCAATTGATGGAAAAGGACCAATTGGTGGAGACTTATATGAAATGCCTTTAGAAAGAAAAGCACCTGGTGTTATCTTCCGTCAGCCGGTAACTGAGCCATTACAAACAGGAGTAAAAGCAGTTGATGCTATGATCCCGGTTGGTCGTGGACAACGTGAGCTTGTAATTGGTGACCGTCAAACAGGTAAATCAACTGTTTGTATCGATACAATCTTAAATCAAAAAGAATTTTACGATGCAGGAAAACCTGTATTTTGTATATATGTTGCAATTGGGCAAAAAGCTTCAACTGTAGCAGGAATTGCTAAAATGTTAGAAGAAAAAGGTGCAATGGCTTATACAGTTATTGTTGCAGCTAATGCTTCTGATCCAGCTCCAATGCAAGTTTATGCTCCTTTCGCAGGTGCAGCAATCGGAGAATATTTTAGAGATTCAGGTCGTCCGGCTTTAATTGTTTATGACGATTTATCTAAACAAGCTGTTGCTTACCGTGAGGTTTCTCTTTTATTAAGAAGACCACCGGGACGTGAGGCTTACCCTGGAGACGTTTTCTACTTACACTCTCGTTTATTAGAGCGTGCTTGTAAAGTAATTGCTGATGATGGAATTGCTAAAAACATGAACGATTTACCAGATTCTATCAAGTCTATCGTAAAAGGTGGTGGTTCATTAACTGCATTGCCAATTATCGAAACTCAGGCTGGTGACGTTTCTGCATACATCCCAACAAACGTAATTTCGATTACAGATGGTCAGATTTTCCTTGATGGAGATTTGTTCAACTCTGGAGTTCGTCCTGCGATCAACGTAGGTATCTCTGTATCTCGTGTTGGAGGTAATGCTCAGATTAAATCAATGAAAAAAGTTTCCGGAACTTTAAAATTAGACCAGGCTCAATTCCGTGAATTGGAAGCTTTCGCTAAATTTGGTTCTGACTTAGATTCAGTTACTTTAAACGTAATTGAAAAAGGAAGAAGAAACGTTGAAATCTTGAAACAAGGTTTGAATGATCCTTATCCTGTTGAAAATCAAGTAGCTATTATCTATGCAGGTTCTAAAAACTTACTAAGAAACGTACCTGTAAATAAAGTAAAAGAATTTGAAGCTGATTTCTTAGCTTACTTAAACAGCAAACATAAAGATACGCTTAACGCGTTAAAAGCTGGTAAGTTAGATGACAACATTACTGATGTTATCGAAAAAGCAGCAAAAGAAATTTCAGCAAAATATAACTAA
- a CDS encoding AtpZ/AtpI family protein, which translates to MEKEPNKNKRNKWLPLINIPVQMGIIIFLFSYFGTWLDENHPSPKLSYNTIFVMIGVGLALYNVIRQVNEINKTK; encoded by the coding sequence ATGGAAAAGGAACCGAACAAAAACAAAAGGAACAAGTGGCTTCCACTTATTAACATTCCCGTTCAAATGGGAATTATAATTTTTTTATTTTCCTATTTTGGTACATGGCTGGATGAAAATCATCCGAGCCCAAAACTATCTTACAACACCATTTTTGTAATGATTGGGGTCGGATTAGCACTATATAATGTTATTCGCCAGGTTAATGAAATCAATAAAACAAAGTAA
- a CDS encoding tetratricopeptide repeat protein, which translates to MKKNTLKYSFFVVFLFFLIACSTKKNTFLARNSHALSTKYNILYNGGIGLDKGLKAIQANNQDNFWKMLPIEKMQIDENFSEAEKAKNADFEKAETKATKAIQKHSMNIGGRERNSQIDEAYLMLGKARYYDQRFIPALEAFNYILYKYPNSSNIYTAKIWREKTNMRLGNDAIVVKNINLLLKNTDLNKQTFSDANALLAEAYLNLEEKDSAVAKLKIAEKFTKINEDRARYRFILGQMYQEAGVRDSAFYYYDGVIDMNRKADRKYMMHAYAKKAQLFDYKNGDQDLFIEMYNKLLADRENRPYLDVLFYEMGVFFDKNDEQQDALFFYNKSLGRKSKDPYLTASTYRNIGNMYFKNTNYSVAAKYYDSTLVKLDPKTREFAFIQKNRKNLDNVIKYEAIAKRNDSIIKVYGLSPANRKSYFNDYIAALKEKDEAKRILEEKEKEKLANIDRNTKADGGPTAVNPQAVGGTNPGIGAFNPPSGNETASTSTFYFYNPTTVAYGKLQFKKVWGNRVLEGNWRLSAVKSANTAALNDTLNNNDANKLKDTIVIEKYTTDFYEKKLPQTQAAIDSIGVERNFAYYQLGLIYKEKFKEYDLASNKLEQLLKNKPEEKLVLPAMYNLYKIYQITNPARAESIKSDIITNYPSSRYAQILNNTNAGDLASPDKEYQKWYKLYEEEQFDTVLDNIDNLINQYSGDEIVSKYELLKANTLGKVNGLAAYKKGLESVADNYPNSDEGKNAREILEKQIPGLEKMDFTSVDSKNWKILYVIPNNDSVTRKKIEEAIRVFLLVENYERLTTSFDKYNRTESFVVIHGLKSEAYAKDISGVFRDDKKYKISNPAIIISSDNYKLVQIKKNLETYLAPKTP; encoded by the coding sequence TTGAAAAAGAATACTCTTAAATATAGTTTTTTCGTCGTTTTTTTATTCTTTTTGATAGCCTGTTCTACCAAGAAAAATACTTTTTTGGCCAGAAATTCCCACGCGCTTAGTACAAAGTATAACATTTTGTATAATGGAGGAATTGGTCTTGACAAGGGATTAAAGGCCATTCAGGCCAACAATCAGGATAATTTCTGGAAAATGCTTCCGATCGAAAAAATGCAGATCGATGAGAATTTTTCGGAAGCAGAAAAAGCGAAGAATGCAGATTTTGAAAAAGCCGAGACCAAGGCCACAAAAGCCATTCAGAAGCACTCTATGAATATTGGAGGAAGAGAGCGAAATTCACAAATTGACGAAGCCTATCTGATGCTTGGAAAGGCAAGATACTACGATCAGCGGTTTATTCCGGCTTTGGAGGCATTCAACTATATTTTGTACAAATACCCCAACAGCAGTAATATTTATACGGCAAAAATCTGGCGTGAGAAAACGAATATGCGCTTAGGCAATGATGCTATTGTAGTAAAAAACATCAACCTGTTATTAAAAAATACAGATCTGAACAAACAGACTTTTTCGGATGCAAATGCTTTATTGGCCGAAGCCTATTTAAATTTAGAAGAAAAAGACAGTGCAGTTGCCAAACTTAAAATTGCCGAGAAATTTACCAAGATAAATGAAGACCGCGCACGGTACCGTTTTATCTTAGGGCAGATGTATCAGGAAGCCGGAGTAAGAGACAGTGCCTTTTATTATTATGACGGTGTGATCGATATGAATCGAAAAGCCGATCGAAAATACATGATGCACGCCTATGCCAAAAAGGCTCAGCTGTTTGATTATAAAAACGGAGATCAGGATTTGTTTATAGAAATGTACAATAAGTTACTGGCAGATCGCGAAAACAGACCCTATCTTGATGTGTTATTTTATGAAATGGGAGTCTTTTTTGATAAAAATGATGAGCAGCAGGATGCCTTATTTTTCTATAATAAGTCACTGGGAAGAAAATCAAAAGACCCTTATTTGACTGCTTCGACCTACAGGAATATTGGGAATATGTATTTTAAGAATACCAACTATTCGGTGGCTGCTAAATACTACGACAGTACATTAGTAAAACTAGATCCTAAAACCAGAGAATTTGCGTTTATTCAAAAAAACAGAAAAAATCTGGACAACGTAATTAAATACGAAGCGATTGCAAAACGCAACGACAGTATTATTAAAGTTTACGGTTTGTCTCCGGCCAACAGAAAAAGTTATTTTAACGATTATATCGCAGCACTTAAAGAAAAAGATGAGGCGAAACGAATCTTAGAAGAAAAAGAAAAGGAAAAACTAGCCAATATTGATCGCAACACAAAGGCTGATGGAGGACCAACCGCTGTAAATCCGCAAGCAGTAGGAGGGACCAATCCTGGAATAGGGGCGTTTAATCCGCCATCAGGAAACGAAACGGCAAGTACAAGTACTTTTTATTTTTACAATCCTACGACAGTGGCTTACGGAAAATTGCAATTCAAGAAAGTATGGGGTAACAGAGTTTTAGAAGGAAACTGGAGACTGTCAGCTGTGAAATCAGCAAATACTGCAGCCTTAAATGATACTTTAAATAATAACGATGCAAACAAACTGAAAGACACCATTGTTATTGAAAAGTATACTACTGATTTTTACGAAAAAAAACTTCCTCAAACACAGGCTGCAATTGACAGCATTGGTGTAGAGCGTAATTTTGCGTATTACCAATTGGGACTAATCTACAAAGAGAAGTTTAAGGAATATGATCTGGCAAGCAATAAACTTGAACAATTGCTAAAAAACAAACCGGAAGAAAAATTGGTTTTGCCGGCGATGTATAATTTGTATAAAATATATCAAATTACCAATCCTGCACGAGCAGAGAGTATAAAATCGGATATCATAACCAACTACCCAAGTTCGCGATACGCACAAATCTTAAACAATACGAATGCAGGAGATTTAGCCTCACCTGATAAAGAATACCAAAAATGGTACAAATTGTATGAGGAAGAACAGTTTGATACCGTCTTAGATAACATTGACAACCTGATTAATCAATATTCGGGGGATGAAATTGTTTCTAAATATGAATTGTTAAAAGCCAATACTTTAGGTAAAGTAAATGGTTTGGCTGCTTATAAAAAAGGTTTAGAATCCGTTGCCGATAACTATCCGAACAGTGATGAAGGTAAAAATGCGCGTGAGATTTTAGAAAAGCAAATACCGGGCTTAGAAAAAATGGATTTTACTTCGGTGGATAGTAAAAACTGGAAGATTTTATATGTAATTCCTAATAATGATTCTGTAACCCGTAAAAAGATTGAAGAAGCAATTAGAGTATTTTTGTTAGTTGAAAACTATGAGAGGTTAACAACTTCTTTTGATAAATACAACAGAACCGAAAGTTTTGTGGTTATTCATGGTTTAAAATCAGAGGCTTACGCCAAAGATATTTCAGGAGTTTTTAGAGATGATAAAAAGTATAAAATATCAAATCCGGCAATTATTATCTCGAGTGATAATTACAAATTGGTTCAAATTAAAAAAAATCTCGAAACCTACTTAGCCCCAAAAACCCCATAA
- a CDS encoding F0F1 ATP synthase subunit B, whose protein sequence is MDKLINDFSFGLFFWQALILLVLILLLVKFAWKPIMESITAREEGIKNALLSAENAKREMENLQADNQRILNEARSERDAMLKEAREMKEKMIADSKNEAQEAGQKMIEQAKAAIESEKNAAMAELKLQVSTLSLSIAEKLLKDELSNKESQTKLVEKMLGDVKLN, encoded by the coding sequence ATGGATAAGTTAATTAACGATTTTTCATTCGGTTTATTCTTTTGGCAAGCGCTAATCTTGTTGGTTTTGATTTTACTTTTAGTAAAGTTTGCCTGGAAACCAATTATGGAATCTATTACAGCAAGAGAAGAAGGTATTAAAAATGCATTACTTTCTGCAGAAAATGCAAAGAGAGAAATGGAAAACTTACAAGCTGACAATCAAAGAATTTTGAATGAAGCTCGTTCAGAGCGTGACGCGATGCTAAAAGAAGCTCGTGAAATGAAAGAGAAAATGATTGCTGATTCTAAAAACGAAGCACAGGAAGCTGGTCAAAAAATGATCGAGCAAGCTAAAGCTGCTATCGAAAGTGAAAAGAATGCTGCTATGGCTGAATTGAAATTACAAGTTTCAACTTTATCATTAAGCATCGCTGAAAAATTATTGAAAGATGAATTATCTAACAAAGAATCTCAAACTAAATTAGTAGAGAAAATGTTAGGTGACGTAAAGCTAAACTAA
- a CDS encoding ferredoxin--NADP reductase has protein sequence MPSFLKLIIKEVKRETADAVSVLFNVPEELKPDYKFIAGQYINLKLTLDNQEIRRAYSICSAPESGELRIAVKAVKNGLFSQFANTRLKAGDVLEVGHPEGKFTFEPDAERQKNYAAFVAGSGITPVLSIIKSVLKSEPKSSFVLVYGNKTPDETIFYQELHDLQLQYVGRFFVHYVYSQAKAENALFGRIDKSAVNFVLNNKHKELQFDKFFLCGPEEMIDTVSGILKEKNVKESAIKFELFTSSTQENKINTSLEGHTKITVLVDDDEVSFEMSQKQTILDAALKQGIDAPYSCQGGICSSCLARVTSGSAEMTKNSILTDKEIASGLILTCQAHPTSESIYVDYDDV, from the coding sequence ATGCCTTCATTCTTAAAACTAATAATTAAAGAGGTAAAGCGCGAAACTGCCGATGCTGTTTCTGTTCTTTTTAATGTTCCCGAAGAACTAAAACCCGACTATAAATTTATAGCGGGACAATACATAAATTTAAAATTAACTCTTGACAATCAAGAGATTCGTCGTGCTTACTCGATTTGCTCTGCACCGGAAAGCGGTGAATTACGCATTGCTGTAAAAGCAGTAAAAAATGGTTTGTTTTCTCAGTTTGCCAATACGAGACTTAAGGCAGGAGATGTTCTTGAAGTAGGTCATCCGGAAGGAAAATTTACTTTTGAACCGGATGCTGAAAGACAAAAAAACTATGCAGCTTTTGTAGCAGGAAGCGGAATTACTCCTGTTCTTTCTATTATAAAATCGGTTTTAAAAAGTGAACCAAAAAGTTCATTTGTATTGGTTTACGGAAATAAAACTCCAGACGAAACTATTTTTTATCAGGAATTACACGATTTGCAATTGCAATATGTAGGTCGCTTTTTTGTGCATTATGTTTACAGTCAGGCCAAAGCCGAAAATGCTTTGTTTGGCAGAATCGACAAATCGGCGGTAAATTTTGTTCTGAACAACAAACACAAAGAACTGCAATTTGATAAATTTTTCCTTTGCGGTCCGGAAGAAATGATTGATACGGTTTCGGGAATTCTGAAAGAGAAAAATGTAAAAGAATCGGCTATTAAGTTTGAGCTTTTTACTTCTTCAACGCAGGAAAATAAAATAAATACCTCATTAGAAGGACATACTAAAATTACGGTTTTGGTAGATGATGACGAAGTTTCATTCGAAATGTCTCAAAAACAAACGATCCTTGACGCAGCTTTAAAACAAGGAATTGACGCTCCATACTCTTGTCAGGGTGGAATTTGCAGCAGCTGTCTGGCTCGCGTAACTTCAGGAAGTGCTGAAATGACTAAAAACTCGATTTTAACCGATAAGGAAATTGCTTCAGGTTTAATTTTAACCTGTCAGGCGCATCCAACTTCAGAGTCTATTTATGTAGATTATGATGATGTTTAG